In Pleurodeles waltl isolate 20211129_DDA chromosome 5, aPleWal1.hap1.20221129, whole genome shotgun sequence, one genomic interval encodes:
- the LOC138295201 gene encoding autotransporter adhesin BpaC-like encodes MDCVGFILLNTVLGIRASFTREALLSSETLKSEEVKKRFFFSKGAECGSTGSDSSSAGSDSGSIGSDSSSAGSDSGSAGSDSGSTGSDSGSAGCDSGSTGSDSGSTGSDSSSAGSDSSSAGCDSSSAGSDSGSIGSDSSSAGSDSSSTGSDSSSAGSDSGSTGSDSSSAGCDSGSTGSDSGSTGSDSSSAGSDSSSAGCDSSSAGSDSGSIGSDSSSAGSDSSSAGSDSSSAGSDSGSIGSDSSSAGSDSGSTGSDSSSAGSDSSSAGSDSGSTGSDSSSAGCDSGSTGSDSGSTGSDSSSAGCDSSSTGSDSSSAGSDSGSTGSDSSSAGCDSGSTGSDTSSAGSDSGSTGSDSSSAGCDSGSTGSDTGSIGSDISSAGSDSGSTGSDSSSAGSDSGSTGSDSSSTGSDSGEQVV; translated from the exons ATGGACTGCGTTGGGTTCATCCTACTTAACACTGTCCTTGGAATAAGAGCCTCCTTTACACGAGAGGCCCTACTATCATCA GAAACTCTTAAAAGTGAAgaagtaaaaaaaaggtttttttttagtaaaggggCTG AGTGTGGCAGTACAGGAAGTGATAGCAGCAGTGCAGGAAGTGATAGCGGCAGTATAGGAAGTGATAGCAGCAGTGCAGGAAGTGATAGCGGCAGTGCAGGAAGTGATAGCGGCAGTACAGGAAGTGATAGCGGCAGTGCAGGATGTGATAGCGGCAGTACAGGAAGTGATAGCGGCAGTACAGGAAGTGATAGCAGCAGTGCAGGAAGTGATAGCAGCAGTGCAGGGTGTGATAGCAGCAGTGCAGGAAGTGATAGCGGCAGTATAGGAAGTGATAGCAGCAGTGCAGGAAGTGATAGCAGCAGTACAGGAAGTGATAGCAGCAGTGCAGGAAGTGATAGCGGCAGTACAGGAAGTGATAGCAGCAGTGCAGGATGTGATAGCGGCAGTACAGGAAGTGATAGCGGCAGTACAGGAAGTGATAGCAGCAGTGCAGGAAGTGATAGCAGCAGTGCAGGGTGTGATAGCAGCAGTGCAGGAAGTGATAGCGGCAGTATAGGAAGTGATAGCAGCAGTGCAGGAAGTGATAGCAGCAGTGCAGGAAGTGATAGCAGCAGTGCAGGAAGTGATAGCGGCAGTATAGGAAGTGATAGCAGCAGTGCAGGAAGTGATAGCGGCAGTACAGGAAGTGATAGCAGCAGTGCAGGAAGTGATAGCAGCAGTGCAGGAAGTGATAGCGGCAGTACAGGAAGTGATAGCAGCAGTGCAGGATGTGATAGCGGCAGTACAGGAAGTGATAGCGGCAGTACAGGAAGTGATAGCAGCAGTGCAGGATGTGATAGCAGCAGTACAGGAAGTGATAGCAGCAGTGCAGGAAGTGATAGCGGCAGTACAGGAAGTGATAGCAGCAGTGCAGGGTGTGATAGTGGCAGTACAGGAAGTGATACCAGCAGTGCAGGAAGTGATAGCGGCAGTACAGGAAGTGATAGCAGCAGTGCAGGGTGTGATAGTGGCAGTACAGGAAGTGATACTGGCAGTATAGGAAGTGATATTAGCAGTGCAGGAAGTGATAGCGGCAGTACAGGAAGTGATAGCAGCAGTGCAGGAAGTGATAGTGGCAGTACAGGAAGTGACAGCAGTAGTACAGGAAGTGATAGCGGTGAGCAAGTTGTATAA